The window CGAGGTCGGCGCCGAGTACGTAGTCGAGTCGACGGGTCTGTTCCTCACCAAGGAGAAGGCCGAGGCCCATATCGCAGCCGGTGCCAAATACGTCGTCATGTCGGCTCCCTCGAAGGACGACACCCCGATGTTCGTATGCGGCGTGAACACCGATACCTACAAGGGTCAGACGATCGTTTCGAACGCATCGTGCACCACGAACTGCCTCGCCCCGATCGCCAAGGTCCTGAACGACAAGTTCGGCATCACCGACGGTCTGATGACCACCGTTCACTCGACCACCGCAACGCAGAAGACCGTCGACGGTCCCTCGATGAAGGACTGGCGCGGCGGCCGTGCCGCTTCGGGCAACATCATCCCCTCGTCGACCGGTGCTGCAAAGGCCGTAGGCAAGGTGATTCCCGAGCTGAACGGTAAGCTGACCGGTATGTCGATGCGCGTTCCGACCCTCGACGTTTCGGTTGTCGACCTGACCGTGAACCTGGCCAAGCCCGCCAAGTACGACGAGATCTGCGCTGCCATGAAGGAGGCTTCGGAAGGCGAACTGAAAGGTATCCTGGGTTACACCGAGGAGGCTGTCGTTTCGTCGGACTTCCTGGGCGACGCCCGTACGTCGATCTTCGACAAGGCTGCCGGTATCGCACTGACCGACACCTTCGTAAAGGTCGTTTCGTGGTACGACAACGAGTGGGGATACTCGAACAAGGTCCTCATGCTCATCGAGAAGATGGCCGCTTTCAACAACAAATAGTCGAAAAGCCATTCAACGGAAAAGGGACCCCGAGGGGTCCCTTTCTTTTTTTCGGGCGGTCGGAGGCCGCCGCTCCGGGCGGGGATTATTTTCCCGACTCCACGCGCAGCTCTATCGAGGCGCCCGACCATTGGTTGATCGCCCGCTTCTCGGTGCGCAGCAGGCGCCCGGCGTAGGAGATGCGCAGCTCGATTTCGAAGGGCCGTGTCGTGTCGATGTCGTTGCCCGCAGGCAGCGTGTGGGGAATGAGGTAGAGATAGAGCACGAGATGGTCGCACGGCATGGTCTCCAGCACCGCGCGGCGGTCGGCCGGGATGTCGGCCGGGCGTTCGGCGAGATTGGCTCCCACGGCGGCGACGGTCGATTCGGCCGACGCGAACCCGATGCGCTGCTCCGCAGCGTCGAAACAGCCGCACATCAGCGCCGCGTTATACCGCCACCACCCGTCGTAGCGGCTCGTGACTTCGATGGTGAATCCTTTTTTGTCCATATTATAATAAGGTGCGATAGAATATCCTCCGCAAAGATAGGGAAAAGACGCACGGATGCAAAACCATCCTGCGGCGGGCTCGCCGCAAAGCGTGCGGAAGCGCTAAATCTCGCGGTTTTCTTTGCAAATGTCCTATTTTTTCGTAACTTTGCGCACTAAATATGTATAAATGGAGGAATCTCAACGATATGCGATCCCTTATAAAGGGTTGAAGAACGGCTGCCACGAATTTCGTTTCGAGGTGGACGGATCGCTGTTCGAGGAGTACCAGAGCACGGAAATCAAGGACGGCCGCTGCGAAGTGACGGTCGCCGCCGACCGCTCGGAAAGCCAGGTGACGCTCGACGTGGCGATCGCGGGCTACGTTGTTGTGGAGTGCGACCGCTGTCTGGAAGATTGCCGCGTGCCCATCGATTTCGAGGGGCGGCTCGTGGTGAAATTCTCCGAAGAGGTGCATGAATACGACGGCGAGGTGATGTGGATGTTGCCGGGCGAGGATCAGGTCGATCTCAAACAATACATCTACGAGAGTATCGTGCTGTCGCTGCCCTACCAGCGGGTGCATCCCGAGGGGATGTGCAACCCCGACATGCTCGAACGTTTCCGCATTGTCTCGGACCAGGAGTTCGCGTCGATCGAGGCCCGGGCCGGAGGCGGGGCGCACAACGAGGGCGAATGGGCCAAACTGGCGGCTCTGCGCGAGCGGATGGAGGCCGGGGAGGAGACGCCGGAAAAGGGAGAAGCGGGGGAAAAGCCCCGCGGCACGAAATAACGAAAGCGAAAAATACGTTAAACTTATAATTCATACTGTAAAATGGCACATCCTAAACACAAAGTTTCGTCAACGCGACGCGATAAGCGCAGAACCAACTACAAGGCTGTCGTTCCGACGGTGGTCACCTGCTCGAACTGCGGTGCAGCCGTGCTGTACCACCGCGTATGCCCCGAATGCGGCTTCTATCGCGGAAAGCTGGCTATCGAGAAGAAGGCTGCCGAATAGGTTCGGCACTCAGAAGAGTGCATCCCGCAGGGTTTGCCTCTTTTTTTATGTAACAATCTCTTCCGTTTCACCCGGATCGGGCCGGGCGTCGCACGGCCGTTGCCGTATGTGCGGGTGGCGGGAGGAGACAACAACCAAATCGCACGAGTATGATAAAGATTGGTGTAGACGCCATGGGCGGCGATTACGCTCCCGAAGCGACTGTGAAGGGCGCTATCCTGGCGCTCGGAAAGGTCGGATCGGACAGCCGTATCGTGCTGTTCGGCGACGAGCAGAAAATTAACTCCGTGCTCGCTTCGGAAGGGTGCCCGGCCGACAGGTTCGACATCGTCGCCACTACCGAGGTGATCGAGATGGGCGACCATCCGGCCAAGGCGTTCCAGTCCAAGACCGATTCGAGCATTACGGTGGGCTTCGGCTATCTGGCCAAGGGCGCCATCGACGGATTTGCGAGCGCCGGCTCCACCGGGGCCATGATGGTCGGCTCGATGTACGCCGTCAAACCCATCGAAGGGGTCATCCGGCCCACGATCTCGTCCGTCGTTCCCACGGTGGCAGGGCGTCCCGCGCTGCTGCTGGACGTGGGTCTGAACGTGGACTGCAAACCCGAGGTGCTGGAACAGTACGGACTGATCGGGTCGATATACGCCGAAGCGGTGCTGGGCATCGAAAAACCGCGTGTCGCGGTGCTCAACATCGGCGAGGAGGAGACCAAGGGCAACGTCCAGACCAAAGCCGCTTACGAATTGCTGAAGGCCGACGGCCGCATCAATTTCGTGGGCAACGTCGAGGCGTCTTACATCTTCTCGGGAAAGGTCGCCGACGTGATCGTCTGCGACGGATTCGTCGGCAACACGGTGCTGAAAATGGCCGAGGGTCTCTACCGCATCAACAAGGCGCTGGGGGGCAGCAATGCCTTCTGGGACGCCATGAACTACGAAAACGTGGGCGGCACCCCCGTTCTGGGTGTCAATGCACCTGTCGTCATCGGCCACGGATGCTCTTCGCCCGAGGCCATCAAAAGCATGATCCTTTCGACCGAGCAGGTCATCCGGGCCGGCCTCACGAAGAAATTGCAGCGTGCATTTCAAAATTAATCCGAATTACGAACAGCAAAAGTTAAGTTAATGGGTAAGATTACAGCAGCGATAACGGGAGTGGGACAGTATCTTCCGGAGTATATCCTCACCAATGACGAGTTGAGCCAGATGGTCGATACCAACGACGAGTGGATCATGTCGCACACCGGTATCAAGACGCGCCACATCCTCAAAGGCGAAGGCGTCGGCAGTTCCTACATGGGAGCGCGCGCCGTCATCAACCTGCTCGACAAGACGGGCGTAGACCCGATGTCGGTCGATGTGGTGATCTGCGCCACCGTGACCCCCGATATGTTCTTCCCTTCGACGGGCAATCTGATCGCCGATCAGGCCGGCTGCAAGAATGCCTTCGCATTCGACGTGTCGGCCGCGTGCAGCGGATTCCTGTTCGCGCTGACGACGGGCGCCAAGTTCATCGAGGCCGGCACGAGCAAGCGGGTCATCGTCGTAGGCGCCGACAAGATGTCGTCGATCGTCGATTACACCGACCGTTCGACCTGCCCGCTCTTCGGCGACGCGGCGGCAGCCGTGCTGCTGGAGCCCGACACCGAGGGTTACGGCGTGATCGACTCGATCCTGCGTTCCGACGGTTCGGGCGAGATGCAGCTCTACATGAAGGCGGGCGGTTCGCGCTATCCGGCTTCGATCGAGACGGTGCAGAACAACTGGCATACCATCATGTGGGACGGACACGCCGTGTTCAAGGCCGCCGTGTCGAAGATGTCCGATGTTTCGGTGGAGATGATGGAGCGGCACAACCTCACGGGCGATGATGTCCGTTATCTGGTGCCCCATCAGGCCAACCTGCGCATCATCGACGCCACGGCGCGCCGCATGGGCATCACGCAGGACAAGTGCATGATCAACATCGACCGCAACGGCAACACCACGGCAGCTACGATCCCGACGTGTCTCTGCGACTACGAGAAGCAGCTCCGCAAGGGCGACAACCTGATTCTCTCGGCCTTCGGCGGCGGTTATACCTGGGGCGCGATCTACGTCAAGTGGGCCTACGACGGCGAGAAGGCATAGCTTCCGGCCGGTAAATAACTGTGCGGCGTCCTGCGGGGCGCCGCTTTTTTTTGCCGCCCGGCCGGAAAATGGCTATATTTGACGGCCGGGCGGGGCCGTTTCAGTTTCCTTTCGGATTCGTTTCCGATCTTTCCCCCGCCTAAGAGGCGGGTTTTAGGATGGTGGCAAGTTAGGAATGCATCTGAGCCGGTTTGCGCCTGCCCGCCTGAGAGGCGGATTTTAGGAAACCAGCCGTGAACTAAAGATAGATTATGAAAATACTGATTGTCGAAGACGAACCCTCCCTGCGGGAGATCATGGTCCGGACGCTGGTCCGGGAACAATACGTCGTCGAGCAGGCCGCCGACTATGCCGCGGCCCTCGACAAGATCGCCGCATACGACTACGACTGCATCCTGCTGGACATCATGCTGCCCGGCGGCAGCGGACTGCGGCTGCTCGGGGAGCTGAAACAGCGCCGCAGCCGGGCCGGGGTCATCATCATCTCGGCCCGCGACTCGCTGGACGACAAGATCGAAGGATTGGAACTCGGGGCCGACGACTATCTGCCCAAGCCGTTCCACCTGGCCGAACTCAGCGCCCGCATCCGCAGCGTCCTGCGGCGCCATCAGCGCGACGGGCACGAGAGCCTCGATGCCGGAAACGTGCGTCTGTGGCCCGACAGCCGCCGCGTCGAGGTGGCGGGCCGCGAAGTGGAGCTGCTGCGCAAGGAGTACGACATCCTCCACTACTTCATGTCCCGCCCCAACCACACGGTCGATAAGACCGCTTTGGCCGAGGGGGTGTGGGGCGACCACATCGACCAGGCCGACAATTTCGATTTCGTCTACGCGCAGATGAAGAACCTGCGGCGCAAGCTCCACGACGCGGGCGCCGACATCGAGATACGCGCCGTCTACGGCTTCGGCTATAAACTCATACGGCCATGAAACTCGTCTGTCGCATTCTGCTGCACCTCGCGTGGGCCCTGTCGCTGTTGCTGGCGGCGTGGGCCGTGCTGTTCTACGTCACGATGATCGACGAGATCAACGACGAGATGGACGACGCCCTCGAAGCCCGCGCCGAAGTGATTCTGACGCGGGTGCTGGCGGGGCGGGAGCTTCCGGCGCCGGCTTCCGAGGGCAACAACGCCTATTTTCTCAACGAGGTGTCGGCCGAATACGCCGCCGCACAGCCGCGCGAACGCTATTCCGACGAAGAGATCTTCATTCCCGAGCGGGACGACGAGGAGCCGGCGCGCGTGCTGCGCAAGGTGTTCCACGACCGCGCCGGGAGGTGGTACGAGCTGACGGTGATGACGCCCACGATCGAGAAGGAGGATCTCCGGGAGGCGATTCTCGGCTGGATCGTCTCTCTCTACCTCTTCCTGCTGGGGATGATCCTGCTGGTCACGGTCGTCGTGCTCTACC of the Alistipes senegalensis JC50 genome contains:
- the plsX gene encoding phosphate acyltransferase PlsX, translating into MIKIGVDAMGGDYAPEATVKGAILALGKVGSDSRIVLFGDEQKINSVLASEGCPADRFDIVATTEVIEMGDHPAKAFQSKTDSSITVGFGYLAKGAIDGFASAGSTGAMMVGSMYAVKPIEGVIRPTISSVVPTVAGRPALLLDVGLNVDCKPEVLEQYGLIGSIYAEAVLGIEKPRVAVLNIGEEETKGNVQTKAAYELLKADGRINFVGNVEASYIFSGKVADVIVCDGFVGNTVLKMAEGLYRINKALGGSNAFWDAMNYENVGGTPVLGVNAPVVIGHGCSSPEAIKSMILSTEQVIRAGLTKKLQRAFQN
- a CDS encoding YceD family protein, which encodes MEESQRYAIPYKGLKNGCHEFRFEVDGSLFEEYQSTEIKDGRCEVTVAADRSESQVTLDVAIAGYVVVECDRCLEDCRVPIDFEGRLVVKFSEEVHEYDGEVMWMLPGEDQVDLKQYIYESIVLSLPYQRVHPEGMCNPDMLERFRIVSDQEFASIEARAGGGAHNEGEWAKLAALRERMEAGEETPEKGEAGEKPRGTK
- a CDS encoding beta-ketoacyl-ACP synthase III, which codes for MGKITAAITGVGQYLPEYILTNDELSQMVDTNDEWIMSHTGIKTRHILKGEGVGSSYMGARAVINLLDKTGVDPMSVDVVICATVTPDMFFPSTGNLIADQAGCKNAFAFDVSAACSGFLFALTTGAKFIEAGTSKRVIVVGADKMSSIVDYTDRSTCPLFGDAAAAVLLEPDTEGYGVIDSILRSDGSGEMQLYMKAGGSRYPASIETVQNNWHTIMWDGHAVFKAAVSKMSDVSVEMMERHNLTGDDVRYLVPHQANLRIIDATARRMGITQDKCMINIDRNGNTTAATIPTCLCDYEKQLRKGDNLILSAFGGGYTWGAIYVKWAYDGEKA
- a CDS encoding response regulator transcription factor produces the protein MKILIVEDEPSLREIMVRTLVREQYVVEQAADYAAALDKIAAYDYDCILLDIMLPGGSGLRLLGELKQRRSRAGVIIISARDSLDDKIEGLELGADDYLPKPFHLAELSARIRSVLRRHQRDGHESLDAGNVRLWPDSRRVEVAGREVELLRKEYDILHYFMSRPNHTVDKTALAEGVWGDHIDQADNFDFVYAQMKNLRRKLHDAGADIEIRAVYGFGYKLIRP
- the gap gene encoding type I glyceraldehyde-3-phosphate dehydrogenase; amino-acid sequence: MATIKIGINGFGRIGRLVFRAACTNDNIEVVGINDLVPVDYMAYMLKYDTMHGRFNGTVDFNAEKSLLIVNGKSIRVTAEKDPANLKWNEVGAEYVVESTGLFLTKEKAEAHIAAGAKYVVMSAPSKDDTPMFVCGVNTDTYKGQTIVSNASCTTNCLAPIAKVLNDKFGITDGLMTTVHSTTATQKTVDGPSMKDWRGGRAASGNIIPSSTGAAKAVGKVIPELNGKLTGMSMRVPTLDVSVVDLTVNLAKPAKYDEICAAMKEASEGELKGILGYTEEAVVSSDFLGDARTSIFDKAAGIALTDTFVKVVSWYDNEWGYSNKVLMLIEKMAAFNNK
- the rpmF gene encoding 50S ribosomal protein L32, which translates into the protein MAHPKHKVSSTRRDKRRTNYKAVVPTVVTCSNCGAAVLYHRVCPECGFYRGKLAIEKKAAE